One Cellulomonas sp. NS3 genomic region harbors:
- a CDS encoding TetR/AcrR family transcriptional regulator yields the protein MGDARDRWLDEGVRVLAAEGSAGLRIDRIAARLGLSKGSFHHHFDGADGYRRALLAHVERLAVAAVDRAVAQTADARDVRSVLARLTALVEPAAAGLYRPELDVALRAWATTDDDARAVQARIDGARLAALERVWRPHTGSAEEARRAALLPYLALVGAAVVVPPVGAAELRAVLEQLLPLVPEGDAAPEA from the coding sequence GTGGGAGACGCGCGCGACCGGTGGCTCGACGAGGGTGTGCGCGTGCTGGCCGCCGAGGGGTCCGCAGGGCTGCGGATCGACCGGATCGCCGCACGGCTCGGCCTGTCCAAGGGCTCCTTCCACCACCACTTCGACGGCGCCGACGGGTACCGCCGTGCGCTCCTCGCGCACGTCGAGCGGCTCGCGGTGGCGGCGGTCGACCGGGCGGTGGCGCAGACCGCCGACGCCCGGGACGTCCGGTCGGTGCTCGCGCGGCTCACCGCGCTGGTCGAGCCCGCGGCCGCCGGGCTGTACCGGCCGGAGCTCGACGTCGCGCTGCGCGCGTGGGCGACGACCGACGACGACGCCCGCGCCGTCCAGGCGCGGATCGACGGCGCCCGCCTGGCGGCCCTGGAGCGGGTGTGGCGGCCGCACACGGGGTCGGCCGAGGAGGCGCGCCGCGCGGCGCTGCTGCCGTACCTCGCTCTCGTGGGCGCGGCCGTGGTGGTGCCGCCGGTCGGTGCGGCGGAGCTGCGGGCGGTGCTGGAACAGCTGCTGCCGCTCGTCCCCGAGGGGGACGCCGCGCCGGAGGCGTGA
- a CDS encoding DUF3052 domain-containing protein, whose translation MASTAGDAATQAAVRLGFTSGQVIQEFGYDDDVDDDLRAAIEAATGTELVDEDYDDVTDAVVIWWREVDGDLTDSLVDAQTVLDDGGSIWVFTPKPGRSGHVDHGDIEEAATTAGLHATSTFAIASDWSATRLGTRGRGK comes from the coding sequence GTGGCAAGCACCGCGGGCGACGCGGCCACGCAGGCAGCGGTTCGTCTGGGCTTCACCTCCGGTCAGGTGATCCAGGAGTTCGGGTACGACGACGACGTCGACGACGACCTGCGCGCAGCGATCGAGGCTGCCACCGGCACCGAGCTCGTCGACGAGGACTACGACGACGTCACGGACGCCGTCGTGATCTGGTGGCGCGAGGTGGACGGCGACCTCACGGACTCGCTCGTCGACGCGCAGACCGTGCTGGACGACGGTGGCTCGATCTGGGTGTTCACGCCCAAGCCCGGCCGCTCCGGTCACGTCGACCACGGCGACATCGAGGAGGCCGCGACCACCGCGGGGCTCCACGCGACGAGCACCTTCGCGATCGCCTCCGACTGGTCCGCGACGCGGCTCGGGACGCGCGGCCGCGGCAAGTGA
- a CDS encoding DoxX family protein, whose product MSPTPDPVWPVLVLALVQLVDAAACVRPVPFVARCLDDVGFPRRWWWVLPPLKLAAVGGLVLGLVVPYLGALTCGALVAYFVVAVGMHVRARDLGRNLFVNALGMLALCVAAGVIAFAGVPAA is encoded by the coding sequence ATGTCGCCCACGCCCGACCCCGTCTGGCCGGTGCTCGTGCTCGCGCTGGTGCAGCTCGTCGACGCGGCCGCGTGCGTGCGGCCGGTGCCCTTCGTGGCCCGGTGCCTCGACGACGTCGGCTTCCCGCGGCGCTGGTGGTGGGTCCTGCCGCCGCTCAAGCTGGCCGCGGTGGGCGGGCTGGTGCTCGGTCTCGTCGTCCCGTACCTCGGCGCCCTCACGTGCGGGGCGCTCGTCGCGTACTTCGTCGTCGCCGTCGGCATGCACGTGCGGGCGCGCGACCTCGGCCGGAACCTGTTCGTCAACGCCCTCGGGATGCTGGCGCTCTGCGTCGCCGCCGGGGTGATCGCCTTCGCGGGCGTTCCGGCCGCGTGA
- a CDS encoding peroxiredoxin: protein MSPSGPDAPVGVGDPAPDFTLDDTHGTPVRLGALRGAPVLVVFVPFAFSGRCTQELCELRDNLTELEAAGARLLVVSCDATFSLRAWAEQEGYPFALLSDFWPHGEVARAYGVFDEAHGLALRGSFLVDADGVVRWCVRNPRGVVRDLAEYRTALAALPGAPF from the coding sequence GTGAGCCCGTCCGGGCCCGACGCGCCCGTCGGCGTCGGTGACCCGGCGCCGGACTTCACCCTCGACGACACCCACGGGACCCCGGTGCGCCTCGGTGCGCTGCGCGGCGCGCCCGTGCTCGTCGTCTTCGTGCCGTTCGCCTTCTCCGGGCGCTGCACGCAGGAGCTGTGCGAGCTCCGCGACAACCTGACCGAGCTCGAGGCCGCCGGCGCCCGGCTGCTCGTGGTCTCGTGCGACGCGACGTTCTCCCTGCGCGCGTGGGCCGAGCAGGAGGGGTACCCGTTCGCGCTGCTCTCCGACTTCTGGCCGCACGGCGAGGTCGCCCGCGCGTACGGGGTGTTCGACGAGGCGCACGGGCTCGCGCTGCGGGGGAGCTTCCTCGTCGACGCCGACGGCGTGGTCCGCTGGTGCGTGCGCAACCCGCGCGGCGTCGTGCGGGACCTCGCGGAGTACCGGACGGCGCTCGCGGCCCTCCCCGGCGCCCCCTTCTGA